From Cyanobium sp. Tous-M-B4, the proteins below share one genomic window:
- a CDS encoding UvrD-helicase domain-containing protein, translating into MSAFLAGLNDAQRKAVDHHTGPLLVVAGAGSGKTRALTHRIAHLIGHHGADPAHLLAVTFTNKAAREMKERLELLLAQKLAQSQFGQPWSTLPAVEQRQLRSRIYREVIKELWIGTFHALFARLLRFDIDKFKDPEGLSWTRQFSIYDENDVQSLIKEIVTQELQLDPKRFEPKKVRWAISNAKNQGWMPEQLEADAGGQRGRLMAETYRRYRRALAANNALDFDDLLLLPVQLLRQNEQVRDYWHRRFRHVLVDEYQDTNRTQYDLIKLLVTNGREPSDYDDWDGRSVFVVGDADQSIYSFRAADFTILMGFQDDFGDGAASETTATMVKLEENYRSTATILEAANALIAHNSERIDKVLRPTRGEGELISLTRCDDEIAEAEAVVHRMRMLEAAHPDLSWGDMAVLYRTNAQSRAMEESLVRWGIPYIVVGGLRFYDRREIKDVLAYLKLLVNPADTVSLLRVLNTPKRGIGKTTIERLTDASNQLGIPLWEVVRDAEAVRSLGGRSAKGLLQFCELINGLQACAQDIAPSELVQRVMEQSGYVAELITEGTDEAEDRRRNLNELVNAALQYQEENEEGSLEDFLASAALASDADSKDTEQDRVTLMTLHASKGLEFPVVYLVGMEQGLFPSYRSLEDPSALEEERRLCYVGLTRAKERLFLSHASERRLWGGMREPAVPSVFLSELPSALIQGDIPHSGGASIRREQRLERLTRVDREDSRQVAGGGAAGAPANAVRRRAAAKTWAVGDRLRHSSFGEGQVTHLFGSGEKVSIAVKFQGMGPKILDPRLAPIEPV; encoded by the coding sequence ATGAGTGCATTTCTCGCCGGCCTCAACGACGCCCAGCGCAAGGCGGTGGACCACCACACAGGTCCGCTGCTGGTGGTGGCCGGTGCGGGCAGCGGCAAAACCCGCGCCCTCACCCACCGCATCGCCCACCTGATCGGCCACCACGGCGCCGATCCGGCCCATCTGCTCGCGGTCACCTTCACCAATAAGGCGGCCCGCGAGATGAAGGAGCGGCTGGAGCTGCTGCTGGCTCAGAAGCTGGCCCAGAGCCAGTTTGGCCAGCCCTGGAGCACCCTGCCGGCGGTGGAGCAGCGCCAGCTGCGCTCGCGCATCTACCGCGAGGTGATCAAGGAGCTGTGGATCGGTACGTTCCACGCCCTGTTCGCCCGGCTGCTGCGCTTCGATATCGACAAGTTCAAGGATCCCGAAGGCCTCAGTTGGACGCGCCAGTTCTCGATCTACGACGAGAACGACGTGCAGAGCCTGATCAAGGAGATCGTCACCCAGGAGCTGCAGCTAGATCCCAAGCGCTTTGAGCCCAAGAAGGTGCGCTGGGCGATCAGCAACGCCAAGAACCAGGGCTGGATGCCCGAGCAGCTGGAAGCCGATGCCGGCGGCCAGCGGGGTCGGTTGATGGCGGAGACCTACCGGCGCTACCGGCGCGCCCTGGCCGCCAACAACGCCCTCGATTTCGATGATCTGCTGCTGCTGCCGGTGCAGCTGCTGCGTCAGAACGAGCAGGTCCGCGACTACTGGCACCGGCGCTTCCGCCATGTGCTGGTGGATGAATACCAGGACACCAACCGCACCCAGTACGACCTGATCAAGCTGCTGGTGACCAACGGTCGTGAACCCTCCGACTACGACGACTGGGACGGGCGCTCGGTGTTTGTGGTGGGTGACGCGGACCAGAGCATCTACAGCTTCCGCGCCGCCGATTTCACGATCCTGATGGGCTTTCAGGACGACTTCGGTGATGGGGCCGCCAGTGAGACGACCGCCACGATGGTGAAGCTGGAGGAGAACTACCGCTCCACCGCCACGATCCTGGAGGCGGCCAATGCCCTGATCGCCCACAACTCCGAGCGGATCGACAAGGTGCTGCGGCCCACCCGAGGCGAGGGTGAATTGATCTCCCTCACCCGCTGCGATGACGAGATCGCCGAGGCCGAGGCGGTGGTGCATCGCATGCGCATGCTCGAGGCCGCCCACCCCGATCTCAGCTGGGGCGATATGGCGGTGCTGTATCGCACCAATGCCCAGTCGCGGGCGATGGAGGAGTCGCTGGTGCGCTGGGGCATCCCATACATCGTGGTGGGGGGGCTGCGCTTCTACGACCGCCGTGAGATCAAGGATGTACTCGCCTACCTCAAGCTGTTGGTGAACCCCGCCGACACCGTGAGCCTGTTGCGGGTGCTCAATACCCCCAAGCGCGGCATCGGTAAAACCACGATCGAGCGACTCACCGACGCTTCCAACCAGCTTGGCATTCCCCTCTGGGAAGTGGTGCGTGATGCTGAAGCAGTGCGTTCTTTGGGCGGCCGCTCGGCCAAGGGGTTGCTGCAGTTTTGCGAGCTGATTAACGGCTTGCAGGCCTGCGCTCAAGACATCGCCCCTTCTGAACTGGTGCAGCGGGTGATGGAGCAGAGCGGCTATGTGGCCGAGTTGATCACCGAAGGCACCGATGAAGCGGAAGACCGGCGCCGCAACCTCAATGAGCTGGTGAATGCCGCCTTGCAATACCAGGAGGAAAACGAGGAGGGCTCCCTGGAGGATTTCCTGGCCTCAGCCGCCCTGGCCAGCGACGCTGACAGCAAGGACACTGAGCAGGACCGGGTCACCCTGATGACCCTGCATGCCAGTAAGGGCTTGGAATTTCCGGTGGTGTACCTGGTGGGCATGGAGCAGGGTCTCTTCCCCAGCTATCGCTCCTTGGAAGACCCCTCTGCTCTCGAGGAGGAGCGCCGCCTCTGCTACGTGGGCCTCACCCGGGCTAAGGAGCGGCTGTTTCTCTCCCATGCCAGTGAGCGGCGGCTTTGGGGTGGCATGCGCGAGCCAGCGGTGCCCTCGGTGTTTCTTTCGGAGCTGCCCAGCGCCCTGATCCAGGGGGACATTCCCCATAGCGGTGGAGCTTCCATTCGCCGTGAGCAGCGCCTGGAGCGGCTCACCCGCGTGGATCGCGAGGATTCACGCCAGGTGGCCGGTGGCGGTGCGGCCGGTGCTCCCGCCAATGCGGTGCGGCGCCGGGCGGCTGCCAAAACCTGGGCGGTGGGGGACCGGCTGCGCCACAGCAGCTTTGGCGAAGGTCAGGTGACCCACCTGTTTGGCAGTGGTGAGAAGGTGTCGATTGCCGTGAAATTTCAGGGGATGGGGCCCAAAATCCTTGACCCGCGTCTGGCGCCGATCGAGCCGGTCTAG
- a CDS encoding APC family permease, producing the protein MSQPIPDQPPINKAPKGRLLNILGVGFGLAGAVGGTIGAGILRTPGLVAAQLPSAELVLAAWLAGGLYALLGAVCVAELAAALPKAGGWYVYAERAFGKRVGFLVGWTDWLAHCIGLAWVATTVGEYGQALLPAAIPQEPYTVRILALLAIGLFSLIQLRGMRAGSASQELLSLAKAVAFLALVAACFLLPIQAAPPIALSPPAPMAIAGWRSLSLAVVLALQAVITTYDGWASPVYFAEEFSEPGRDLPRSLIGGVLAVLVLYLLINLALLHVLPIAQLASARLPAADAARALAGPLGGLLITALALVSLLGLINTVVMAAPRILFGLSRDGLLPSFVAQVNGGGTPSAALLLTSTAAAALVLAGSFERLLTMGAVFYVSLPLAGIASLVTLRQREPELPRPFLTWGYPVSPLLITAVSLAFLIGSTANDWLSSLAALALVAMGYGVCLLAERRPLAEETN; encoded by the coding sequence TTGAGCCAACCCATCCCCGACCAGCCGCCAATCAACAAGGCCCCTAAAGGCCGCCTGCTGAACATTCTGGGAGTTGGTTTTGGCTTGGCCGGTGCCGTGGGCGGCACGATCGGGGCCGGCATCCTGCGCACTCCGGGCCTGGTGGCAGCCCAATTGCCCTCGGCGGAGCTGGTGCTGGCCGCCTGGCTGGCCGGCGGGCTCTATGCCCTGCTGGGGGCGGTGTGCGTTGCCGAATTGGCGGCAGCCTTGCCAAAGGCCGGCGGTTGGTACGTCTACGCCGAGCGAGCCTTCGGCAAGCGAGTGGGCTTTCTGGTGGGCTGGACCGACTGGCTGGCCCACTGCATCGGCCTGGCCTGGGTAGCCACCACAGTGGGGGAATACGGCCAGGCCCTGCTGCCCGCCGCGATCCCCCAGGAGCCCTACACGGTCCGAATCCTGGCGCTGCTGGCCATCGGCCTGTTCAGCCTGATTCAGCTACGGGGCATGCGGGCCGGCAGCGCCAGCCAGGAATTACTCAGCCTCGCCAAGGCGGTGGCCTTTCTGGCCCTAGTGGCGGCGTGCTTCCTGCTGCCCATCCAGGCGGCGCCCCCTATCGCGCTATCACCGCCTGCGCCCATGGCGATCGCGGGCTGGCGGAGCCTGAGCCTGGCAGTGGTACTGGCCCTACAGGCAGTGATCACCACCTACGACGGCTGGGCCAGCCCCGTTTATTTCGCTGAAGAATTCAGCGAGCCGGGGCGAGATCTACCCCGCTCCCTGATCGGCGGGGTACTGGCGGTGCTGGTGCTTTATCTGCTGATCAACCTGGCCCTGCTGCATGTGCTGCCCATCGCCCAGCTGGCCAGCGCACGCCTGCCGGCCGCGGACGCGGCACGGGCCCTGGCTGGACCGCTGGGTGGCCTGCTGATCACCGCGTTAGCGCTTGTGTCCCTGCTAGGCCTGATCAACACCGTGGTGATGGCCGCCCCACGGATTTTGTTTGGCCTCAGCCGCGACGGCCTGCTGCCGAGCTTTGTTGCCCAAGTGAACGGGGGCGGCACCCCGAGCGCGGCCCTGCTGCTCACCAGTACGGCCGCCGCGGCCCTAGTGCTGGCCGGCTCCTTCGAGCGGCTGCTGACCATGGGCGCCGTGTTCTACGTGAGCCTGCCGCTGGCGGGCATTGCCTCCCTGGTGACCCTGCGCCAGCGGGAGCCGGAGCTGCCCCGCCCCTTTCTCACCTGGGGCTACCCCGTGTCCCCCCTACTGATCACGGCGGTGTCCCTGGCCTTCCTGATCGGCAGTACGGCCAACGACTGGCTAAGCAGCCTTGCCGCCCTAGCCCTGGTGGCCATGGGCTACGGCGTCTGCCTGTTGGCGGAGCGACGACCCCTAGCCGAGGAGACGAATTAA
- a CDS encoding (Fe-S)-binding protein, which yields MNTDPCVHCGFCLPTCASYRVLGTEMDSPRGRIYTLKAIANGELSLDATVAKHFDSCLGCLACVTACPSGVRYDQMIEATRPQLNAPELRSSAQQAFRKLLFALLPYPARLRALLTPLRLYAGTPLQALARRSGLTRLFGPQLEALDQLLPPLVPAGFRDDFPLVVPAQGPRRARVGLVLGCVQRLFDPAVNQAAVQVLSANGIEVVIPPAQGCCGAVTHHQGELSQTNELAIGLIQSFEAVVGPGKPAGAEPLDAVLVAASGCGHTMKAYGRLTGSSFSAPVADIQEFLAELGLSQPFLAALKPLSHADGEPASAKRPLQLAYHDACHMLHGQGISSQPRALLNAIPHIQLREATEAGVCCGSAGIYNLVQPEEAAALGQLKAKDLAGTGAELAVSANIGCSLQIRRHLQELPQPIPVLHPMQLLEQSYRG from the coding sequence ATGAACACCGACCCCTGCGTGCACTGCGGCTTCTGCCTGCCCACCTGCGCCAGCTACCGGGTGCTGGGAACGGAGATGGATTCACCCCGGGGCCGCATCTACACCCTCAAGGCGATCGCCAACGGTGAACTGAGCCTCGACGCCACCGTGGCGAAACACTTCGACAGTTGCCTGGGCTGTCTCGCTTGCGTGACCGCCTGTCCTTCAGGGGTGCGCTACGACCAAATGATCGAGGCGACGCGCCCCCAGCTCAACGCCCCGGAACTGCGCAGCTCCGCCCAGCAAGCATTTCGCAAGCTGCTGTTTGCCCTGCTTCCCTACCCTGCGCGGCTTCGGGCCCTGCTCACGCCGCTGCGCCTTTACGCCGGCACCCCCCTGCAGGCCCTGGCCCGCCGCAGTGGGCTCACCCGCCTGTTCGGCCCCCAACTGGAGGCCCTCGATCAGCTGCTACCTCCCTTAGTGCCGGCTGGCTTCCGCGACGACTTCCCCCTAGTAGTGCCCGCCCAGGGTCCTCGCCGCGCCCGGGTAGGGCTGGTGCTGGGTTGTGTGCAGCGTTTATTTGATCCAGCCGTGAATCAGGCCGCCGTGCAGGTGCTGAGCGCCAACGGCATCGAGGTAGTGATCCCGCCAGCCCAGGGTTGCTGCGGCGCCGTGACCCACCACCAGGGGGAACTCAGCCAGACCAACGAGCTGGCAATCGGCTTAATCCAAAGCTTTGAGGCCGTAGTGGGCCCAGGCAAGCCCGCCGGAGCCGAGCCTCTCGACGCCGTATTGGTGGCAGCCTCCGGTTGCGGCCACACCATGAAGGCCTACGGGCGGCTCACCGGCAGCAGCTTCTCTGCCCCGGTCGCGGACATACAGGAATTCTTAGCCGAGCTCGGTCTAAGCCAGCCATTCCTCGCCGCCCTCAAGCCCCTGAGCCACGCTGACGGCGAGCCAGCCAGCGCCAAACGCCCGCTCCAACTGGCTTATCACGACGCCTGCCACATGCTGCATGGCCAGGGCATCAGCAGCCAGCCCCGGGCCCTGCTCAATGCCATCCCCCACATCCAGCTGCGCGAAGCGACGGAAGCGGGAGTGTGCTGCGGCAGCGCCGGCATCTACAACTTGGTGCAGCCTGAGGAGGCCGCCGCCCTTGGCCAGCTCAAGGCCAAAGACCTAGCTGGCACCGGTGCCGAGCTCGCTGTTAGCGCCAACATCGGCTGCAGCCTGCAGATCCGGCGCCACCTGCAGGAGCTGCCCCAGCCAATCCCGGTGCTGCATCCGATGCAGTTGCTGGAGCAGAGCTACAGGGGTTGA
- a CDS encoding four-carbon acid sugar kinase family protein, whose product MAASSKIIVIDDDPTGSQTVHSCPLLLRWDAATLAEGLRHPSPLLFLLANTRALAPEAAAERVRQICRALAAALPLAGIERWWLVSRGDSTLRGHFPLEVEVITAELGPFAATLLIPAFFEGGRTTVEGVHRLHGQPVHETAFARDRLFGYASSDLPVWVEEKSGGRIAAHQVQRLTGAELDYALSDGGQALAERFAALDGGPVVAVDGERPEQLAALAQVVRQAWPRAVLSQSAASWIQALAALPPQPLAGAALARLRRPKPGLVLVGSHVPLADAQLTQLLTEPRCVGLELPVAKLARLLEGPLPEPLLASLEADWLVQLRRVLAQEQTPVLYTSRGELQCSSVAQRRRLGDALAALMARLAAALAPQLGYLISKGGITTHTLLADGLALAAVELQGQLLPGLSLVLADLPEPLPVLTFPGNLGDGDTLQLAWRWMEGLESAD is encoded by the coding sequence ATGGCCGCCTCCTCCAAAATCATCGTCATCGACGATGACCCCACCGGCTCCCAGACGGTGCACAGCTGCCCGCTGCTGCTGCGCTGGGATGCCGCCACCTTGGCGGAGGGGCTGCGGCACCCTTCGCCACTGCTGTTTCTGCTGGCTAACACCCGGGCCCTAGCGCCGGAAGCGGCCGCGGAGCGGGTGCGCCAGATCTGCCGGGCCCTGGCTGCGGCCCTGCCCCTGGCAGGCATTGAGCGTTGGTGGCTGGTGAGTCGCGGCGACTCCACCTTGCGGGGCCACTTTCCTTTGGAGGTGGAGGTGATAACGGCCGAGCTCGGCCCCTTTGCGGCCACCTTGTTGATCCCGGCTTTTTTTGAGGGGGGACGCACCACCGTGGAGGGGGTGCATCGCCTGCACGGCCAGCCCGTGCACGAAACCGCCTTCGCCCGCGACCGCCTGTTTGGCTACGCCAGCAGCGATCTACCGGTTTGGGTGGAGGAAAAAAGTGGGGGCCGTATCGCCGCTCACCAGGTCCAGCGTCTGACGGGCGCCGAGTTGGATTACGCCCTAAGCGATGGCGGCCAGGCCCTGGCGGAGCGATTTGCGGCCCTAGATGGCGGGCCTGTGGTGGCCGTTGACGGGGAGCGACCTGAGCAATTGGCCGCCCTGGCCCAGGTGGTGCGCCAGGCCTGGCCGCGGGCGGTGCTTTCCCAGTCGGCGGCCAGTTGGATCCAGGCCTTAGCGGCTTTGCCGCCCCAGCCCCTGGCTGGAGCTGCCCTGGCCCGGTTGCGCCGCCCCAAGCCAGGGCTGGTGCTGGTGGGCTCCCACGTGCCTTTGGCTGATGCCCAGCTTACCCAGCTGCTGACGGAGCCCCGCTGCGTGGGGCTGGAGCTGCCCGTCGCCAAGCTGGCGCGGCTGCTGGAAGGCCCCCTGCCGGAGCCCCTGCTGGCTTCCCTGGAGGCCGACTGGTTGGTTCAGTTGCGGCGGGTGCTGGCTCAGGAGCAAACGCCGGTGCTGTACACCAGCCGGGGTGAGCTCCAGTGCTCATCAGTGGCGCAGCGCCGCCGCTTAGGCGACGCTCTGGCGGCGCTGATGGCCCGGTTGGCTGCTGCCCTGGCCCCCCAGCTGGGTTATCTGATCAGCAAGGGGGGCATCACCACCCACACCCTGCTGGCCGATGGTCTGGCTCTGGCGGCTGTCGAGTTGCAAGGCCAGCTGCTGCCGGGGCTTTCCTTAGTGCTGGCTGATCTGCCAGAGCCTCTGCCGGTGCTCACCTTCCCTGGCAACCTCGGTGATGGGGACACGCTGCAGCTGGCCTGGCGCTGGATGGAGGGCTTGGAAAGCGCGGATTAA
- a CDS encoding NADP-dependent isocitrate dehydrogenase — MATPSAASFEKLTAPANGTAIRFENGQPIVPNDPIVPFIRGDGTGVDIWPATQKVLDAAVAQAYGGERRIEWFKVYAGDEACDLYGTYQYLPEDTLSAIKQFGVAIKGPLTTPIGGGIRSLNVALRQIFDLYCCVRPCRYYEGTPSPHKRPQDLDVIVYRENTEDIYMGIEWEAGDPVCLDLIKHLNEVVIPANGKLGQRQIPAGSGIGIKPVSKHGSQRHIRKAIQHALRLEGDKRHVTLVHKGNIMKFTEGAFRDWGYELASTEFRDVCITERESWILGNLEKDPGLSIEANARMIEPGYDSLTPEKKAAIDAEVQGVLDTIGTSHGGGKWKQMVLVDDRIADSIFQQIQTRPADYSILATLNLNGDYISDAAAAVVGGLGMAPGANIGDNAAIFEATHGTAPKHAGLDRINPGSVILSGVMMLEFMGWQEAADLITAGLSAAIANGEVTYDLARLMEPPVEPVSCSGFADAVIRHFGG, encoded by the coding sequence ATGGCAACCCCTAGCGCCGCCAGCTTTGAGAAGCTCACCGCCCCTGCCAACGGCACCGCAATTCGCTTCGAAAATGGTCAGCCGATCGTGCCCAACGATCCGATTGTTCCCTTCATCCGCGGTGATGGCACGGGCGTAGACATCTGGCCCGCCACCCAGAAAGTGCTGGATGCGGCGGTGGCCCAGGCCTACGGCGGTGAGCGCCGCATTGAGTGGTTCAAGGTGTACGCCGGCGACGAGGCCTGCGACCTCTACGGCACCTATCAATACCTGCCGGAAGACACCCTGAGCGCCATCAAGCAGTTCGGCGTGGCGATCAAGGGGCCCCTCACCACACCGATCGGCGGCGGCATTCGCTCCCTCAACGTGGCCCTGCGCCAGATCTTCGATCTCTACTGCTGCGTGCGCCCCTGCCGCTACTACGAGGGCACCCCCAGCCCCCACAAGCGCCCTCAAGACCTGGATGTGATCGTGTACCGCGAAAACACCGAAGACATCTATATGGGGATCGAGTGGGAAGCGGGCGATCCGGTGTGCCTCGATCTGATCAAGCACCTCAATGAGGTGGTGATCCCAGCCAACGGCAAGCTGGGACAGCGCCAGATCCCAGCGGGCTCCGGCATCGGCATCAAGCCCGTGAGTAAGCACGGCAGCCAGCGCCACATCCGCAAGGCGATCCAGCACGCACTGCGCCTAGAGGGCGACAAGCGCCACGTGACCCTGGTGCACAAGGGCAACATCATGAAATTCACCGAGGGTGCCTTCCGCGACTGGGGCTACGAACTGGCCAGCACGGAATTCCGCGATGTCTGCATCACCGAGCGGGAAAGCTGGATTCTCGGCAACCTCGAAAAGGATCCCGGCCTGAGCATCGAGGCCAATGCCCGCATGATCGAGCCCGGCTACGACAGCCTCACCCCCGAGAAGAAAGCCGCCATTGATGCCGAGGTGCAGGGCGTGCTCGATACCATCGGCACCAGCCACGGCGGTGGTAAGTGGAAGCAGATGGTGCTTGTTGACGACCGCATCGCCGACAGCATCTTCCAGCAGATCCAAACCCGCCCCGCCGACTACTCGATCCTCGCCACCCTCAACCTCAACGGCGACTACATCTCCGATGCGGCCGCAGCCGTGGTGGGAGGCCTGGGCATGGCCCCCGGCGCCAACATCGGCGACAACGCTGCGATCTTCGAGGCCACCCACGGCACCGCTCCCAAGCATGCCGGCCTCGATCGCATCAACCCCGGCTCAGTAATCCTCAGCGGCGTGATGATGCTCGAGTTCATGGGCTGGCAGGAGGCCGCCGACCTAATCACCGCGGGCCTGAGCGCCGCCATCGCCAATGGCGAGGTGACCTACGACCTAGCCCGCCTGATGGAGCCTCCCGTGGAGCCGGTGAGCTGCAGTGGCTTTGCTGATGCTGTGATCCGCCACTTCGGCGGATGA
- a CDS encoding glycosyltransferase produces MRPLRFLVPGTSGRYRCGGLLVEQQTARLLAELVPTELVTYRQREPGLPYLDDLLRAEPLGSPAATAALWIVSWGFDVPCQLRALRGRPVAYHAHSSGYGFRLPPGVPVLAVSRNTLGYWGQWASRNPLFLVPNALEASWIARGDRPHNFGAEPAPGGRSIDVLIQRRKTSTYVLEQLVPALRARGLTVLLQDGWVEDLVGLFNSAKVVVYDSADHWRCSGVSEGFGLPPIEALACGCVLFSSLNHALADNLDPGGLAHQIGMGSLAADGERIAAAVADPASWLPAPRRLEELLGELSEPRLRQRWRQALEAINIHIDRLQAGEPPLRPPSLLQLRLERWRQRLARRLA; encoded by the coding sequence TTGCGCCCCCTTCGCTTTTTGGTGCCAGGCACCAGCGGTCGCTACCGCTGCGGCGGCCTGCTGGTGGAGCAGCAGACGGCCCGGCTGCTGGCCGAACTGGTGCCAACGGAACTGGTTACCTATCGGCAGCGGGAGCCCGGATTGCCCTACCTGGACGATCTGCTCCGGGCTGAACCCCTAGGCAGCCCGGCCGCTACTGCCGCCCTGTGGATCGTGAGCTGGGGTTTTGATGTGCCGTGCCAGTTGCGGGCCTTGCGGGGCCGGCCGGTGGCATATCACGCCCATAGCAGCGGCTACGGCTTCCGCTTGCCCCCCGGGGTGCCGGTGCTGGCGGTGAGTCGCAACACCCTGGGCTACTGGGGCCAATGGGCCAGCCGCAATCCGCTGTTCCTGGTGCCCAACGCCCTGGAGGCCAGTTGGATCGCCCGCGGTGATCGCCCCCACAACTTCGGCGCTGAGCCGGCGCCGGGCGGCCGCTCGATCGATGTGCTGATCCAGCGGCGCAAGACCAGCACCTACGTGCTGGAGCAGCTGGTGCCAGCCCTGCGGGCCCGGGGGCTCACGGTGCTGCTGCAGGACGGCTGGGTGGAGGATCTGGTGGGGCTGTTCAACAGCGCCAAGGTGGTGGTTTACGACTCCGCCGACCACTGGCGCTGCAGTGGGGTGAGCGAGGGCTTTGGTCTGCCGCCGATCGAGGCCCTGGCCTGTGGCTGCGTGCTGTTCAGCAGCCTTAACCACGCCCTGGCTGACAACCTCGACCCCGGGGGCCTGGCCCACCAGATCGGCATGGGCAGCCTGGCCGCCGACGGGGAGCGGATCGCTGCGGCGGTGGCCGATCCAGCCTCCTGGCTGCCTGCTCCGCGCCGCTTGGAAGAGTTGCTTGGTGAGCTCAGTGAACCGCGGCTGCGCCAGCGCTGGCGCCAGGCTCTAGAGGCGATCAACATCCACATCGATCGGCTGCAGGCCGGTGAGCCGCCACTGAGGCCCCCTTCCCTGCTCCAGCTGCGCTTGGAGCGCTGGCGGCAGAGGTTGGCCCGTCGCCTTGCCTAG
- a CDS encoding heme oxygenase (biliverdin-producing) produces the protein MAVALASQLREGTKKAHTMAENTGFVSCFLKGVVDKASYRTLVADLYFVYSAMEEEFGRLREHPVVGPVAFPELNRRESLEQDLAFYFGGDWRNAVQPTPGAQQYVERLHQVARECPELLVGHHYTRYIGDLSGGQILKNIAQKAMSLGEHDGLRFYEFASIPDEKAFKANYRTTLDALPIDQAMADRIVEEANHAFHLNMTMFQELEGNLIAAIGKVLFGFLTRRQRSGSTEVAAA, from the coding sequence ATGGCCGTCGCCCTTGCTTCCCAATTGCGTGAAGGCACCAAAAAGGCGCACACGATGGCGGAGAACACCGGCTTCGTGAGCTGCTTCCTCAAGGGGGTGGTGGATAAGGCCAGCTACCGCACCCTGGTGGCCGACCTTTATTTCGTGTACTCCGCCATGGAGGAGGAGTTTGGCCGGCTTAGGGAGCATCCGGTGGTGGGTCCGGTGGCCTTTCCTGAGCTCAACCGGCGCGAAAGTCTCGAGCAGGACCTTGCCTTTTACTTCGGTGGCGACTGGCGCAATGCGGTCCAACCCACCCCTGGCGCCCAGCAATACGTTGAGCGTCTGCACCAGGTGGCGCGGGAGTGCCCGGAGCTGCTGGTGGGTCACCACTACACCCGCTACATAGGTGATCTTTCCGGCGGCCAGATCCTCAAGAACATCGCCCAGAAGGCCATGAGCCTGGGCGAGCACGATGGCCTGCGTTTCTACGAATTCGCGTCTATCCCCGATGAGAAGGCCTTCAAGGCCAACTACCGCACCACCCTCGACGCCCTGCCAATCGACCAGGCCATGGCCGATCGCATTGTGGAGGAGGCCAACCACGCCTTCCACCTCAACATGACCATGTTCCAGGAACTGGAAGGCAATCTGATCGCCGCCATTGGCAAGGTGCTGTTTGGCTTCCTTACACGCCGTCAGCGTTCGGGCAGCACGGAAGTGGCGGCGGCCTGA